The following proteins are encoded in a genomic region of Zea mays cultivar B73 chromosome 9, Zm-B73-REFERENCE-NAM-5.0, whole genome shotgun sequence:
- the LOC103638152 gene encoding LIMR family protein Os06g0128200 encodes MGDFNVALVIVAAVVSVLVLLVSVYLLVNYQHPDDVNQAYFPKLVVVLGLTVAVLSILMLPADVANRQACRKAVYNGACSLTLPMRTLWLVVYIVDAVLVFLVIPFAMFYYEGDQDKSVGKRLRTALIWVVASAVVCGLVLGILYGLVGKVDFTVRHLSSSVQTFPNSFSGFSSGQPCISPLTRQCAASTAPANSQTTWTMRATFPEYVVALTTIVGSVLFTIFGGVGIACLPLGLIFSFVRRPKAVITRSQYIKEATELGKKARELKKAAEALHQEERSGNKGRKWRKNVKAVEKELLLLEDDMKALEEMYPQGEQAEATWAFTVLGYIGKLIFGVVGLIVSIAWVAHIVIYLLIDPPLSSFLNEVFIKLDGVWGLLGTAAFAFFCFYLLIAVIAGEMMLGLKLVFITIHPMKWGGTLMNSFLFNVGLILLCSISVIQFCATAFAYYAQATAAQEIFGHTLQSLRGIKYLYKYNVFQYGFVALAILTLFYYAIFGWRKKKPTGRFQLSK; translated from the exons ATGGGGGACTTCAATGTGGCACTGGTGATCGTGGCGGCGGTGGTCAGCGTGCTGGTGCTGCTCGTCAGCGTCTACCTTCTCGTCAACTACCAGCACCCCGACGACGTCAACCAGGCCTACTTCCCCAAGCTCGTCGTCGTGCTCGGCCTCACCGTCGCCGTCCTCTCCATCCTCATGCTCCCCGCCGACGTCGCCAACCGCCAGGCATGCCGCAAGGCCGTCTACAACGGCGCCTGCAGCCTCACGCTCCCCATGAGGACGCTCTGGCTCGTCGTTTACATCGTTGACGCCGTCCTCGTCTTCCTCGTCATCCCCTTCGCAATGTTCTACTACGAGGGCGACCAGGACAA GTCCGTCGGGAAGAGGCTCAGGACCGCGCTCATCTGGGTCGTCGCGTCCGCGGTAGTGTGCGGCCTCGTCCTCGGCATCCTATACG GACTTGTTGGTAAAGTGGACTTCACTGTCAGGCACCTATCTTCCTCGGTCCAGACATTTCCAAACTCATTTTCTGGATTCTCAAGTGGCCAGCCGTGCATTAGTCCATTGACTCGTCAG TGTGCGGCTTCTACTGCACCGGCTAACTCGCAAACAACTTGGACAATGCGTGCTACCTTCCCTGAATATGTGGTTGCTCTTACTACAATTGTTGGATCTGTGCTTTTCACG ATATTTGGTGGTGTCGGAATTGCCTGCCTTCCATTGGGACTTATATTCTCATTTGTTCGGCGTCCAAAAGCTGTAATTACACGCTCACAATATATAAAG GAAGCAACTGAATTGGGGAAGAAGGCCAGGGAGCTGAAAAAGGCGGCTGAAGCTCTTCACCAAGAAGAAAGAAGTGGGAACAAGGGCCGGAAATGGCGAAAAAACGTGAAGGCTGTAGAGAAG GAGTTACTACTTCTGGAAGATGACATGAAGGCTCTAGAAGAGATGTATCCTCAAGGAGAACAG GCAGAGGCTACTTGGGCATTCACAGTCCTTGGGTACATTGGAAAACTTATATTTGGTGTTGTTGG GTTAATTGTTTCAATAGCTTGGGTTGCACATATCGTCATATACTTGTTGATTGATCCTCCTCTATCTTCTTTCCTGAATGAAGTCTTCATAAAGTTGGATGGTGTTTGGG GTCTCCTTGGGACTGCTGCTTTCGCATTCTTCTGCTTCTATCTCCTTATTGCAGTGATTGCTGGGGAGATGATGCTTGGTTTGAAACTTGTTTTCATCACAATTCACCCAATGAA ATGGGGAGGCACTTTAATGAACTCCTTTTTGTTTAATGTTGGGCTCATACTACTTTGCTCCATCAG TGTGATTCAGTTCTGTGCCACGGCTTTTGCCTATTATGCACAAGCAACTGCTGCTCAAGAGATCTTTGGCCACACATTGCAATCCCTTCGTGGAATTAAGTATCTTTACAA GTACAATGTTTTCCAGTATGGCTTTGTTGCTCTTGCCATCCTCACACTCTTCTACTATGCTATATTT GGGTGGAGAAAAAAGAAGCCAACAGGGAGGTtccagctctcaaaatga